One Vibrio gazogenes genomic region harbors:
- the cyoC gene encoding cytochrome o ubiquinol oxidase subunit III, with protein MQANSVAAHAHDHHHDTGGNKLFGFWIYLMSDCILFASLFATYAVLSNATAGGPSGKEIFELPFVFVETMLLLLSSITFGFGMIAMKRKQIGALKLWMVITFLFGVGFIGMEIYEFHHLIVEGYGPDRSAFLSAFFTLVGTHGLHVTFGLIWLFVCFWQLNTKGLTDMIETRFGCLSLFWHFLDIVWICVFTFVYLVGVTS; from the coding sequence ATGCAGGCTAATTCTGTTGCAGCTCACGCACATGATCACCACCATGATACCGGTGGTAACAAGCTGTTCGGTTTCTGGATTTATCTAATGAGCGACTGTATTTTGTTTGCATCGTTGTTTGCAACTTATGCAGTGCTGTCTAATGCAACCGCTGGTGGTCCCAGTGGTAAAGAAATCTTTGAGTTACCATTTGTTTTTGTCGAAACCATGTTGCTACTGCTAAGTAGTATTACTTTTGGTTTTGGCATGATTGCGATGAAACGCAAACAGATCGGTGCCCTGAAGTTGTGGATGGTGATTACCTTCTTGTTTGGGGTCGGCTTTATCGGGATGGAAATCTATGAATTCCATCATTTGATTGTCGAAGGCTATGGACCTGATCGCAGTGCGTTCCTGTCTGCATTCTTTACGCTGGTTGGAACCCATGGTCTTCACGTGACCTTTGGTTTGATTTGGTTGTTCGTATGTTTCTGGCAATTGAATACCAAAGGGCTGACTGACATGATCGAAACTCGATTTGGCTGTCTAAGCTTGTTCTGGCACTTCCTTGATATCGTCTGGATTTGTGTATTTACATTCGTTTATTTAGTTGGGGTGACATCATGA
- the cyoD gene encoding cytochrome o ubiquinol oxidase subunit IV has translation MSNQHADSGVKGYVIGFVASLILTIIPFYYAATQSLSTGTTFAVLFGCAIVQVIVHFVYFLHMETKTSEGRWNFISLVFSAIVVLILIAGSIWIMWNLNINMMM, from the coding sequence ATGAGTAACCAACACGCTGACTCAGGAGTGAAGGGATATGTGATTGGCTTTGTTGCCTCTCTGATCTTAACGATTATTCCTTTTTACTATGCTGCGACACAAAGCCTATCGACCGGGACGACATTTGCTGTTCTGTTCGGTTGTGCCATTGTTCAGGTGATTGTTCACTTTGTCTACTTCCTGCATATGGAAACCAAGACGAGTGAAGGTCGCTGGAATTTTATTTCACTGGTGTTTTCCGCGATTGTTGTTCTGATCCTGATAGCGGGTTCTATCTGGATTATGTGGAACCTGAACATCAATATGATGATGTAG
- the cyoE gene encoding heme o synthase, with translation MIKGYLSITKPGIIVGNLISTAAGFFLAAKTESATSMLLLCTLAGVALIIASGCVINNIFDRDIDSKMARTSQRLLVRGEINVDHAFIYAIVLLLAGTALLYQQTNPLTAVVVLLGYVFYVFFYTMWYKRMSVYGTLVGSISGAVPPLAGYLAVANYISLEGVLLFSLFCLWQMPHSYAIAMFRLQDYRQAGIPVLPVVAGIDKARKHMMAYVVAFNVVALGLYLVGNTSYEYLVVASVVCFMWTRVTFRRMTSDNFEAWSKTVFKHSLIVVMSFSAVLGIELIPLSF, from the coding sequence ATGATTAAAGGGTATCTGTCGATCACCAAACCGGGCATTATCGTTGGGAACCTGATTTCTACGGCTGCGGGATTTTTTCTCGCAGCTAAGACTGAATCAGCAACATCAATGTTACTGCTTTGTACGCTGGCCGGTGTAGCTTTGATCATCGCGTCAGGGTGTGTCATCAATAATATTTTTGACCGTGATATTGATAGCAAAATGGCACGTACCAGCCAAAGATTGTTGGTACGTGGTGAGATTAATGTCGATCATGCATTTATCTACGCCATTGTCTTGCTACTTGCCGGAACAGCACTGCTGTACCAACAGACCAACCCACTGACCGCTGTTGTGGTTTTATTGGGTTATGTCTTTTACGTATTCTTTTATACGATGTGGTACAAGCGGATGTCTGTCTACGGCACACTGGTTGGGAGTATTTCTGGCGCAGTGCCACCATTGGCTGGTTATCTGGCAGTCGCCAATTACATCAGTCTCGAAGGTGTTTTGCTGTTTAGCTTATTCTGCCTATGGCAAATGCCGCACTCTTATGCGATTGCGATGTTCAGGCTTCAGGACTACCGTCAGGCGGGGATTCCGGTACTGCCGGTGGTTGCAGGGATCGATAAAGCTCGCAAACATATGATGGCTTATGTGGTTGCCTTCAATGTGGTGGCGTTGGGGTTATACCTCGTCGGCAATACAAGTTACGAATACTTGGTCGTTGCTTCGGTTGTTTGCTTTATGTGGACCCGAGTGACGTTCCGTCGCATGACGTCGGATAACTTCGAAGCATGGTCAAAAACGGTGTTCAAGCACTCGTTGATTGTGGTGATGAGCTTCAGTGCCGTCCTCGGTATTGAACTGATTCCACTGAGTTTCTGA
- a CDS encoding glycogen/starch/alpha-glucan phosphorylase produces the protein MKAVLQKSFDKTLFLENVKRHLTSTYATTVENATKRSWYLAMSRALAELTTFDLLETEQDERILNAKSVNYLSLEFLVGRLTGNNLLNMGVYEAIADAVADLGLDLTDLLEEERDPSLGNGGLGRLAACFMDSLAAQEFPTVGYGLHYEYGLFKQSFEECHQKEAPDAWCGIEGYPWEVARPELAQEIGFYGYVTTETVDGQEKRKWVPGMTVKGMPWDIPVVGYKSETVYPLRLWECRAIAPFSLESFNNGNYFEAQHGLIDAGNITKVLYPNDNHEKGKTLRLMQQYFHSAASVRDILRRHQAAGHQLAELPQYETIQLNDTHPAIAIPELMRIFVDEQNMSWEDAWGICRQTFAYTNHTLLPEALETWDEVLIQRLLPRHMEIIYEINHRFLQEVRGKWPGDGDKQQKLSIIQEGFHRMVRMANLSVVGSYAVNGVAALHSALVKQDLFPEFNELYPNRLKNVTNGITPRRWLQYCNPGLSHLITEKIGDHWPVALDELAQLTQWADDSEFQQAFMAVKKDNKVRLAKWVKANMDIELNTDAIFDVQIKRLHEYKRQHLNMLHILSLYHRLLNHPDFDMVPRVFIFAAKAAPGYYLAKEIIYAINKIAEKINSDERVNDKLKIVFIPDYRVSMAEIIIPAADVSEQISTAGKEASGTGNMKMALNGALTIGTMDGANVEIREEVGDENIYIFGLEVEDINRLRVSGYNPFDYYNADPLLKASLDLLNGEEFTPGEPRKLRATYESLLDGGDPYLVLADFASYIEAHGQIDAQYRDTAGWAKKAILNTALVGKFSSDRSIRDYVDHIWKLKSVPR, from the coding sequence ATGAAAGCAGTATTGCAGAAGTCGTTTGATAAGACGTTATTTCTGGAGAATGTTAAGCGTCATCTGACATCAACTTACGCGACAACCGTCGAAAATGCGACTAAGCGCTCTTGGTATTTGGCCATGTCCCGCGCGTTAGCAGAACTCACCACATTTGACCTATTGGAAACTGAGCAGGATGAGCGGATTCTGAATGCGAAAAGTGTCAATTATCTTTCTCTGGAATTTCTGGTTGGCCGTTTGACCGGTAATAACTTACTCAATATGGGCGTTTATGAAGCTATTGCTGACGCCGTGGCTGATCTGGGGCTTGATTTAACCGACCTGCTTGAAGAAGAACGAGATCCGTCGTTGGGGAACGGTGGTTTAGGACGTTTGGCTGCTTGTTTTATGGATTCACTGGCGGCACAGGAATTTCCGACAGTCGGTTATGGACTGCATTATGAATATGGTTTGTTCAAACAGTCGTTCGAAGAGTGCCACCAGAAAGAAGCTCCGGATGCCTGGTGTGGGATTGAAGGATATCCGTGGGAAGTTGCACGACCAGAACTGGCACAGGAAATCGGTTTCTACGGTTATGTCACCACCGAAACGGTTGACGGGCAGGAAAAACGCAAATGGGTTCCGGGCATGACGGTTAAGGGGATGCCATGGGATATTCCGGTGGTCGGATATAAAAGTGAGACGGTGTATCCGCTGCGTTTATGGGAATGTCGGGCGATTGCACCATTTTCTTTAGAAAGCTTTAACAACGGCAACTACTTTGAGGCACAGCACGGTTTGATTGATGCCGGCAACATTACCAAAGTGCTCTATCCGAATGATAACCATGAAAAAGGGAAGACACTGCGTTTGATGCAGCAGTATTTTCACAGTGCTGCTTCTGTCCGGGATATTCTTCGCCGTCATCAGGCGGCAGGACATCAACTGGCAGAGTTGCCCCAGTATGAAACAATTCAGCTCAATGACACCCACCCAGCTATTGCCATTCCTGAACTGATGCGGATTTTCGTCGATGAACAAAACATGTCTTGGGAAGATGCATGGGGCATTTGTCGCCAGACATTTGCCTATACCAATCACACTTTGTTGCCTGAAGCGTTGGAGACATGGGATGAGGTGTTGATTCAGCGTCTGTTACCGCGCCATATGGAAATCATCTATGAAATCAATCACCGCTTTTTACAGGAAGTTCGGGGAAAATGGCCCGGAGATGGTGATAAGCAGCAAAAGCTTTCGATTATTCAGGAAGGCTTTCACCGGATGGTGAGAATGGCAAACCTTTCTGTTGTCGGATCCTATGCGGTCAATGGCGTTGCCGCACTCCACTCTGCGTTGGTGAAACAAGACCTATTTCCCGAATTTAATGAACTGTATCCGAATCGGCTGAAGAATGTCACCAATGGCATCACCCCCCGGCGCTGGTTGCAGTATTGTAATCCGGGATTATCCCATCTCATTACCGAAAAAATAGGGGATCACTGGCCAGTTGCGCTGGATGAGCTCGCACAACTCACTCAATGGGCTGATGATAGCGAGTTTCAGCAGGCATTTATGGCGGTCAAAAAAGACAACAAAGTCCGTCTGGCTAAGTGGGTCAAAGCCAATATGGACATTGAGCTGAATACCGACGCTATTTTTGATGTGCAGATTAAACGGCTTCATGAATATAAGCGGCAACATTTGAATATGCTGCATATTCTTTCGCTGTATCACCGATTGCTCAATCATCCCGATTTTGACATGGTGCCCCGAGTGTTCATTTTCGCGGCTAAAGCCGCTCCGGGCTATTACCTTGCCAAAGAGATTATCTATGCGATTAATAAGATCGCGGAGAAGATCAACAGTGATGAGCGGGTGAATGACAAATTGAAAATTGTATTCATTCCCGATTATCGGGTCAGTATGGCTGAGATCATCATTCCGGCAGCGGATGTGTCTGAGCAAATATCAACGGCAGGTAAAGAGGCATCCGGGACCGGCAATATGAAAATGGCGCTGAATGGCGCGTTGACGATCGGAACGATGGATGGGGCAAACGTTGAGATTCGGGAAGAAGTTGGTGATGAGAATATCTATATTTTTGGATTAGAAGTCGAGGATATCAATCGTCTCAGAGTTAGCGGATACAACCCATTTGATTATTACAATGCGGATCCGTTACTCAAAGCTTCGCTTGATTTACTGAACGGTGAAGAATTTACTCCCGGAGAACCGAGAAAACTCAGAGCCACCTATGAAAGTCTTTTGGATGGCGGTGATCCTTACTTGGTGCTTGCTGATTTTGCTTCCTATATCGAAGCGCATGGTCAGATTGATGCGCAGTATCGCGATACGGCAGGGTGGGCGAAAAAAGCGATCTTGAATACAGCCTTGGTCGGTAAATTCAGTTCAGATCGAAGTATTCGTGATTATGTCGACCATATATGGAAGCTTAAATCGGTCCCACGCTAA
- the malQ gene encoding 4-alpha-glucanotransferase, whose amino-acid sequence MEQDCLLAVARQAGIAERYTSNLGKESVVSRQTLEYLLNALGYETQSQEALLHSAERIHKQPILEPVLFGQADQVIEVPLHLGSSARESDFQWTLETEQGERYEGYLQSQIVSDARDEGGPLVFSLSTVLPMGYHTLFVLRKGRQSPYQARIIVAPPACFKQPALQQGKKLWGPSVQLYTLRSQQNWGIGDFGDLKRLVIKMAELGANFVGLNPIHALFPAYPESASPYSPSSRRWMNILYIDVSAIPELSDCPEAQQRISSPDFCQRLSAVRASEWVQYTDVTALKMSILPLLYATFKHQHLDSLTERGQAFHDFVEQGGESLLSQAAFDAIHADLCEQDADIWGWQVFPEHYRHFHCAAVQDYLRENQERINLYLYMQWIADEQIQEVQRAAEAQGMVIGLYRDLAVGVAESGAEVWADQGDLLLDVSVGAPPDELGPLGQNWGLPPLNPLTLRHQAYEPFIQLLRANMKSCGALRIDHILGLLRLWWIPRGEKATEGAYFYYRVHELLAILALESHRHQCSIIGEDLGTVPQEIVALLADAGIYSYKIFFFQTAEDGGYFSPAHYTVQSMSVLCTHDMPTLRGFWHCLDLKMGHDIGLYPDEAQFKFRMDVRLHHKQAILDSIAGHGLLPESVGRDAMTVPMSDALCEAMHLHMAAGASALMSVQLEDWLQMDNPVNIPGTVEEYPNWRRKLSQPLETLLSQPEIQRLAARISAMRAQQR is encoded by the coding sequence ATTGAACAAGACTGCTTATTGGCGGTCGCCCGTCAAGCCGGGATTGCCGAACGTTATACCAGTAATTTAGGCAAAGAATCGGTTGTCAGTCGTCAGACGCTTGAATACTTACTCAATGCGTTAGGTTACGAGACGCAGTCACAGGAAGCATTACTTCATTCGGCGGAGAGAATTCATAAACAACCGATACTGGAGCCGGTTTTGTTTGGTCAGGCCGATCAAGTCATCGAAGTGCCGTTGCATCTTGGCAGTAGTGCAAGAGAAAGTGATTTTCAGTGGACGCTGGAAACAGAGCAAGGAGAGCGTTACGAAGGTTACCTTCAGTCGCAGATTGTCAGCGATGCGCGTGATGAAGGCGGGCCGTTGGTTTTTTCTTTATCGACCGTGCTTCCCATGGGGTATCACACCTTATTTGTGTTACGCAAAGGGCGTCAGAGCCCTTATCAGGCTCGAATCATTGTGGCTCCCCCTGCGTGTTTCAAACAACCCGCATTACAGCAAGGAAAGAAATTGTGGGGCCCCAGTGTGCAATTGTATACCCTGCGCTCACAGCAGAACTGGGGGATCGGTGATTTCGGTGATTTGAAACGGCTTGTGATCAAAATGGCGGAATTGGGCGCAAATTTTGTCGGCTTAAACCCTATTCATGCTTTGTTCCCGGCTTATCCTGAAAGTGCTAGCCCATACAGTCCTTCTTCTCGTCGTTGGATGAACATTTTATACATTGATGTAAGTGCGATTCCTGAATTGAGCGACTGTCCAGAGGCACAGCAACGGATATCGAGTCCCGATTTCTGCCAACGCCTGAGTGCGGTCAGAGCCAGTGAGTGGGTTCAGTATACCGATGTTACTGCGCTGAAAATGTCCATTCTGCCGCTGCTCTATGCGACCTTCAAACATCAGCATTTGGATTCACTGACTGAACGTGGACAGGCATTTCATGATTTTGTTGAGCAAGGTGGTGAGTCCTTACTATCGCAGGCAGCCTTTGATGCCATTCATGCTGACCTGTGTGAGCAAGATGCCGATATTTGGGGATGGCAGGTTTTCCCCGAGCACTATCGGCATTTTCACTGTGCAGCGGTACAAGATTATCTGCGCGAAAATCAGGAGCGCATCAATTTGTATCTTTACATGCAATGGATCGCTGATGAACAGATTCAGGAAGTCCAACGTGCTGCTGAAGCGCAGGGGATGGTGATTGGACTCTATCGCGATCTTGCGGTTGGTGTTGCTGAATCCGGTGCTGAAGTTTGGGCGGATCAGGGCGATTTATTACTCGATGTCAGTGTTGGTGCGCCACCGGATGAACTGGGACCACTTGGGCAGAACTGGGGCTTGCCCCCACTCAATCCGCTGACGCTTAGACATCAGGCTTATGAACCCTTTATTCAGCTTCTACGTGCCAACATGAAATCTTGTGGCGCCTTGCGGATCGATCATATTCTGGGATTGCTGCGACTTTGGTGGATTCCCCGGGGAGAAAAGGCGACGGAAGGGGCTTATTTTTATTACCGCGTCCATGAACTACTCGCCATTTTAGCACTCGAATCTCACCGCCATCAGTGCAGTATCATTGGTGAGGATTTAGGCACCGTCCCACAAGAAATCGTTGCTCTGTTAGCGGATGCCGGTATTTATTCCTATAAAATTTTCTTTTTTCAAACGGCTGAGGACGGGGGATATTTTTCTCCGGCCCATTATACCGTTCAGTCGATGTCTGTACTATGTACTCATGACATGCCGACGTTACGAGGGTTTTGGCACTGTCTTGATCTAAAAATGGGGCACGACATCGGTCTTTATCCTGATGAGGCGCAATTCAAATTCAGAATGGATGTCCGCTTACATCATAAACAAGCGATTTTGGATTCGATCGCTGGGCATGGTTTGCTGCCTGAAAGTGTCGGACGGGATGCGATGACCGTACCGATGAGTGACGCGCTGTGTGAGGCCATGCATTTACATATGGCTGCCGGTGCATCGGCACTGATGAGTGTTCAACTGGAAGATTGGTTACAAATGGATAACCCCGTCAATATTCCGGGAACGGTTGAGGAATATCCCAATTGGCGACGTAAGCTCAGTCAACCGTTAGAAACATTACTTTCACAGCCCGAGATACAACGGCTGGCAGCACGCATTTCGGCGATGAGAGCACAACAACGGTAG
- the glgB gene encoding 1,4-alpha-glucan branching protein GlgB, protein MTKKQQTYQKLVQASFADPFAFLGPFISPEQGVLRVWMPGALQVFVLLDEQDPIEMSPEESGGGFILQSETGLRLTHYRLLVRWKGGEQILDDPYQYHAIYAEYDDLHTPIEMYRHLGAQFVTLERGGKQIEGIRFLVYAPHASSCSLIGNFNQWDGRRHPMQRLDYGIWGIFIPDMTEGTQYKFELKGPNGEGLPHKADPWGFYAEQFPSLSSVTYDHERYVWQDEAWQNRPITEKRKEALSFYELHVGSWKLGPDGQFLNYRELADLLVPYLIDMGYTHVELMPVAEHPFYGSWGYQPIGLFAPTSRYGSPDDFKYFVEQCHQANIGVVLDWVPAHFPADGHGLNNFDGTPLYHDPDPRRGWHQDWNSYIYDMGREHVRRFLVSNALYWFDRFHIDGIRVDAVASMLYLDYSRSHNQWIPNIDGGRENYDAIATLKWMNEEVYKHFPNAMTIAEESTAFPGVSMPTFVGGLGFGFKWNMGWMHDSLEYIQHDPVHRKYHHNVVTFPLLYAFSENYILSLSHDEVVYGKRSLHNKMPGDEWQQTANLRAYLGYMYGQPGKKLNFMGTEFGQTGEWQHESQLQWFLLEYERHQGVLKLTQDLNALYRQEKALYESDSEPEGFEWRLADAAEISILAHERISESGERILIVSNFTPVPHDAFRLGMPVQGNYRLILNSDDQEYCGSGYKVVSAATTEPVESQGLTHSLLLRIPPLATVYYKLES, encoded by the coding sequence TTGACAAAAAAACAGCAGACTTATCAGAAACTGGTACAGGCTTCATTTGCTGATCCATTTGCCTTTTTAGGGCCATTTATTTCTCCCGAGCAAGGGGTTCTTCGCGTGTGGATGCCCGGTGCGCTCCAAGTTTTTGTGTTACTCGATGAACAAGACCCGATTGAAATGTCGCCGGAAGAGAGTGGTGGTGGTTTTATTCTCCAGTCGGAAACGGGGTTACGTTTGACCCACTACCGTTTGTTGGTGCGCTGGAAAGGGGGAGAGCAGATCCTTGATGATCCGTACCAGTACCATGCAATCTATGCCGAATATGATGATTTACATACTCCAATTGAGATGTATCGACATCTTGGTGCGCAGTTCGTCACGCTGGAACGAGGCGGTAAGCAGATCGAGGGGATTCGCTTTTTAGTTTATGCGCCTCACGCTTCATCTTGTTCTCTGATCGGTAACTTTAACCAGTGGGATGGACGGCGTCATCCGATGCAGCGACTTGATTATGGTATCTGGGGCATCTTTATTCCGGACATGACGGAAGGTACACAATACAAATTTGAGCTCAAAGGTCCGAATGGTGAAGGGTTACCCCATAAAGCCGATCCGTGGGGATTCTACGCTGAACAGTTTCCGTCATTGTCTTCTGTGACTTATGATCATGAGCGTTATGTCTGGCAGGATGAGGCTTGGCAAAACCGACCAATCACGGAAAAACGCAAAGAAGCATTGTCATTTTATGAATTGCATGTCGGTTCATGGAAACTTGGTCCTGATGGGCAATTTCTTAACTATCGGGAGCTGGCTGATCTGTTGGTTCCTTACCTGATTGATATGGGGTATACCCATGTTGAGCTGATGCCGGTGGCCGAGCATCCTTTTTACGGGTCGTGGGGCTATCAGCCGATAGGCTTGTTTGCACCAACCAGTCGTTATGGTTCACCGGATGACTTCAAGTATTTTGTCGAGCAGTGTCATCAAGCGAATATCGGTGTGGTATTGGATTGGGTGCCGGCACACTTCCCGGCTGACGGACATGGTCTGAATAATTTTGACGGGACGCCGCTCTATCACGATCCGGACCCACGTCGTGGCTGGCATCAGGATTGGAATTCTTATATCTATGATATGGGGCGTGAACATGTGCGCCGTTTTCTGGTTTCCAACGCGTTGTACTGGTTTGACCGATTCCACATTGACGGCATTCGGGTTGATGCCGTGGCTTCCATGCTCTATCTCGATTATTCGCGCAGCCATAATCAATGGATTCCGAATATTGATGGGGGACGGGAGAATTATGATGCCATCGCGACATTAAAATGGATGAATGAGGAAGTATATAAACATTTCCCCAATGCCATGACCATTGCTGAAGAATCGACTGCGTTTCCCGGGGTTTCAATGCCGACATTTGTCGGTGGGCTAGGGTTCGGTTTTAAATGGAATATGGGCTGGATGCACGATAGTCTTGAGTATATTCAGCACGACCCGGTACACCGCAAATACCATCATAATGTGGTGACCTTCCCACTGTTGTATGCATTCAGCGAAAACTATATTCTGTCGCTTTCTCACGATGAAGTGGTTTATGGCAAGCGATCCCTGCATAACAAAATGCCGGGGGACGAATGGCAGCAGACCGCCAATCTCAGAGCTTACCTTGGTTATATGTATGGTCAGCCGGGTAAGAAGCTCAACTTTATGGGCACAGAATTCGGGCAAACCGGAGAGTGGCAACATGAAAGCCAGCTCCAATGGTTCTTGTTGGAATATGAACGGCATCAGGGCGTGCTGAAACTGACTCAGGATTTGAACGCCCTATATCGTCAGGAAAAAGCATTATATGAGAGTGACTCTGAGCCGGAAGGATTCGAATGGCGTCTCGCGGATGCTGCAGAGATCAGTATTTTGGCTCATGAACGTATCAGTGAATCCGGTGAACGGATTCTCATCGTCAGTAATTTTACCCCGGTCCCTCATGATGCTTTCCGTTTGGGAATGCCGGTACAGGGGAATTACCGTCTGATTTTGAACTCAGATGATCAGGAATATTGCGGTAGTGGGTACAAGGTAGTCAGTGCTGCGACGACTGAACCGGTGGAGAGTCAGGGATTGACACACTCACTATTGTTACGGATTCCGCCATTGGCGACGGTCTATTATAAATTAGAATCCTAG